One Fusarium musae strain F31 chromosome 6, whole genome shotgun sequence DNA segment encodes these proteins:
- a CDS encoding hypothetical protein (EggNog:ENOG41) encodes MTVSKLRHYNFGVEIEAVVKPYGGADSFTNVDWYRQLAQKLRNRNIEAVHDDCSKYSKHPEYYGGKWFVTRDGSLKRERPMVCMEVVSPRLDTKQHVSGILGDFWEAMRVHFSPQRDISCGGHVHVTPVSGQNKFSLRGLKKIAFASVVYEEFVAAVLPKARRENQYCRPNSQSMGSGLRETLIRFGKSKGSLLQVATEIKSTTSEMDLCYYMQGNRYVLWNFQNIFPNPKTGKCTGTVEFRGGNQFLSTNGTLAWVAFVMGFITLALEEDLLNKLTTYTSPDNPKFQARLEDWWKRIRQAAKQSKLSRYLPSEYIKMHTR; translated from the exons ATGACGGTATCAAAGCTCAGGCATTACAACTTCGGCGTGGAGATCGAGGCTGTGGTAAAACCTTACGGTGGTGCTGATAGCTTTACCAATGTTGACTGGTATCGGCAATTAGCACAGAAGCTGCGGAACCGCAACATCGAAGCTGTTCACGACGACTGTTCGAAGTACAGCAAGCATCCGGAGTACTACGGTGGTAAATGGTTCGTCACTCGAGATGGATCTTTGAAGAGAGAGCGTCCCATGG TCTGCATGGAAGTCGTCTCTCCTCGCCTAGATACCAAACAACATGTCAGCGGCATACTTGGCGACTTTTGGGAAGCGATGCGTGTACATTTCAGTCCCCAACGCGACATCTCCTGCGGCGGCCACGTCCATGTCACTCCCGTTTCTGGCCAGAACAAGTTCTCCTTACGTGGCCTCAAGAAGATTGCGTTTGCATCTGTTGTTTATGAAGAATTTGTGGCAGCTGTCCTCCCCAAAGCCCGTCGAGAAAATCAGTACTGTCGGCCAAACAGTCAAAGCATGGGTTCTGGGTTGCGTGAAACGCTGATACGATTCGGTAAAAGCAAGGGTTCACTTCTCCAAGTCGCAACAGAAATcaagtcaacaacatccGAAATGGATTTATGCTACTACATGCAGGGGAACCGATACGTGCTATGGAACTTCCAGAACATTTTCCCAAACCCCAAGACAGGGAAATGTACTGGCACGGTTGAGTTCCGGGGGGGTAACCAATTCTTAAGTACGAATGGGACTCTTGCTTGGGTGGCCTTCGTAATGGGATTCATCACACTGGCCCTGGAGGAG GatctcctcaacaagcttaCTACTTATACTTCGCCCGACAACCCAAAATTCCAGGCACGTCTCGAGGACTGGTGGAAGCGGATACGTCAAGCGGCTAAGCAATCAAAACTTTCTCGATATCTACCCTCGGAGTACATAAAGATGCACACAAGATAA
- a CDS encoding hypothetical protein (EggNog:ENOG41), giving the protein MDRQSATLANRNAVLYRPALGEIDANVQSLASVEALGRAGGVSLSKGQRGGKKALKSYGEEEEEEYEEEEDEEGDSSVPDPQDIEINYDELPLDEGEEAEEEEEEEEEEVDNEEAVTESSNRSKKARLSIESAEDWISNYNKENPVDKNDPELQRFQGLFSALIRGACEWAREDYNGSLNAWFGLPAKGREMTRPFRGKLAHVVIQDVIDNLLGHILDKGKKVLGRGDLTAIDLLDLPRAPERILHRIVYADAPVQAGVDNITRIPSIHGNGPVKTLKRNIRLAKKTKTKAYIGSSINRLGGYTRLRDHEKGSNGIYSTLSKHYKFSQQQDVAPNLRIIGMWSNPHVVEDLNADNDTQRWLPVFCEGMIMVYLGLLNRHDRPISPNPSVKDLFSDAKYDLIDKLRNGLELPNLQQESLNSAWPLAQGVNGGMVVANECAYCKQPRFANGKKRSFLLGIGEMKGLLICRACYAHAQRHDGVMDEGGRRRTHHQERGSRTCVDCQTDEATAGKRVLWFRAYDEEDTSDKKDVKWRCKRCHQRCHLLTINNKAPLLSAEEQTCFDCGISEVEKGKKLKWYNIKGNTEGKKRCAKCYQRTQENGPLLSAEEQTCFECGISEVEKGKKLKWYNIKGNTEGKKRCAKCYQKASRSTHTHAPAQKITINESTGMEFSLRPQNCGPRVSRVFLAVDYSGYS; this is encoded by the exons ATGGATCGACAATCTGCCACACTCGCAAACAGGAATGCAGTGCTATACAGGCCTGCACTTGGTGAGATTGATGCCAACGTTCAAAGCTTGGCGAGCGTGGAGGCCCTCGGAAGGGCTGGGGGAGTTTCTTTGAGCAAGGGGCAGAGAGGTGGAAAGAAAGCCCTGAAGAGTT atggggaggaagaggaggaggagtatgaggaggaagaagacgaagagggaGATAGTTCCGTTCCTGATCCGCAGGACATCGAAATCAATTACGATGAGCTCCCTCTCGATGAGggcgaagaagcagaagaagaagaagaagaagaagaagaagaggtggaTAATGAGGAAGCAGTGACCGAGAGCTCTAATCGGTCAAAGAAGGCCCGTCTCTCGATTGAGTCAGCTGAGGATTGGATCAGCAACTACAACAAAGAAAACCCCGTCGACAAGAACGATCCAGAACTGCAGCGATTCCAGGGTCTCTTTTCGGCATTGATCAGGGGCGCATGCGAATGGGCCCGTGAGGATTACAACGGATCACTCAACGCCTGGTTTGGACTACCAGCTAAGGGCCGAGAAATGACAAGGCCATTCAGAGGCAAACTGGCTCATGTCGTTATCCAAGACGTGATCGATAATCTCTTGGGTCATATACTAGATAAAGGAAAGAAGGTTCTCGGGAGGGGGGATCTTACTGCTATAGATCTACTCGATCTGCCCAGGGCACCAGAACGTATATTACACCGAATTGTATATGCCGATGCACCAGTGCAAGCCGGAGTCGACAATATTACACGAATACCTTCTATACATGGAAATGGTCCAGTCAAGACACTCAAGAGAAATATACGGCTTGCGAAGAAAACCAAGACAAAGGCATATATCGGTTCCTCGATTAACCGCCTAGGAGGATACACTAGGTTACGGGATCACGAAAAAGGATCGAACGGTATTTACTCAACGCTCTCCAAGCACTACAAGTTCAGTCAACAACAGGATGTGGCCCCGAACCTCCGTATTATTGGGATGTGGTCGAATCCTCATGTGGTAGAGGACCTCAATGCCGACAATGATACTCAGAGATGGTTGCCTGTATTCTGTGAGGGTATGATTATGGTGTACCTGGGTTTACTGAATCGCCATGACCGACCGATTTCTCCAAACCCATCGGTTAAAGACCTCTTTTCAGATGCGAAATACGATCTTATCGATAAGTTGCGCAACGGCCTAGAATTGCCCAATCTTCAGCAAGAGTCCCTGAATAGCGCATGGCCTCTGGCACAAGGTGTCAATGGAGGAATGGTTGTAGCGAATGAGTGTGCATATTGCAAGCAACCAAGGTTCGCCAACGGCAAGAAAAGAAGTTTCCTTCTTGGAATCGGTGAGATGAAAGGTCTACTAATATGCCGAGCTTGCTACGCCCATGCCCAGAGGCACGATGGTGTAATGGACGAGGGTGGCAGGCGGCGGACCCATCACCAAGAACGTGGCTCCCGGACTTGCGTTGATTGCCAGACTGATGAAGCCACTGCAGGCAAGCGAGTATTGTGGTTCCGAGCctacgatgaagaagatactAGCGATAAAAAAGACGTCAAGTGGAGATGCAAAAGATGCCACCAAAGATGCCACCTTCTCACCATCAATAACAAAGCCCCATTACTATCTGCAGAGGAGCAAACATGTTTCGATTGCGGAATAAGCGAAGTGGAAAAGGGGAAAAAGCTCAAATGGTATAATATCAAGGGCAATACTGAAGGCAAAAAGAGATGCGCAAAATGCTACCAGAGAACCCAAGAAAATGGACCATTACTATCCGCAGAGGAGCAAACATGTTTCGAATGCGGAATAAGCGAAGTGGAAAAGGGGAAAAAGCTCAAATGGTATAATATCAAGGGCAATACTGAAGGCAAAAAGAGATGCGCAAAATGCTACCAGAAAGCCTCTAGATCTACGCACACGCATGCGCCGGCACAGAAAATCACCATAAACGAATCGACAGGTATGGAGTTCAGTCTTCGGCCAC
- a CDS encoding hypothetical protein (EggNog:ENOG41), with the protein MYHPYRGGGRGGRGNGPRCHCCNNPGHVRANCPVLERERRLQAQVELLLQFAVVPGGGTFEQIPPPPPPPAYPGGAAPVAGGAGGGAGGGAGGGAAQQPPPPAEGDDQPMARKIAQDFKSDLRFQSSAIGALQESVESYLVSLFKDTNLCAIHAKRVTIQSKDIQLARRLRGERN; encoded by the exons ATGTATCATCCTTATCGAGGAGGTGGCCGTGGTGGCCGTGGCAACGGTCCTCGTTGCCATTGT TGCAACAATCCTGGGCACGTCCGTGCCAACTGTCCGGTGCTGGAGAGGGAGCGGCGGCTCCAGGCCCAG GTGGAGCTGCTGCTCCAATTCGCGGTGGTGCCTGGTGGTGGCACCTTTGAGCAgatcccccccccccccccccctccgGCCTATCCTGGTGGCGCTGCCCCCGtcgctggtggtgctggtggtggtgctggtggtggtgctggtggcggtgctgctcagcagcctcccCCTCCTGCAGAGGGGGACGACCAGCCAATG GCCCGTAAGATTGCCCAGGACTTCAAGTCTGATCTCCGCTTCCAGTCTTCTGCCATCGGTGCTCTCCAGGAGTCCGTCGAGTCTTACCTCGTCTCCCTCTTCAAGGACACCAACCTCTGCGCCATCCATGCGAAGCGTGTCACCATCCAGTCAAAGGACATTCAGCTCGCCCGCCGTCTCCGAGGCGAGCGCAACTAA